The Rheinheimera mangrovi genome contains the following window.
GCTTTTTCATAAACAGGGCTGGTATGTGGCTCTGCTGATAAAATTAATCTCTCGTTTTATGGATTGTTATGACCACACTGGAAATTATTGTTCTGGCTTTACTGCAAGGCTTTACCGAGTTTTTACCTATCTCAAGTTCAGCACATCTGATCTTACCTTCACAATTACTGGGCTGGACTGATCAGGGACTGGCTTTTGATGTTGCCGTCCATCTGGGTACTCTGGCTGCTGTATTGCATTATTTTCGCCGCGATGTAGGCCTGATTAGTTGCAGCTGGTTTGGCAGTTTCAAAGGCCAACACGACCAGCATAGCCGCATGGGTTGGCTAATTATTCTCGCGACTATACCTGCAGCCCTGTTTGGTTTGTTGATCAAAGATTTTATTGAAATCTATGCCCGTTCTGCCTTAGTGATCGCAAGCACAACCATTATCTTTGGCTTGTTGCTGTGGTACGCCGATGTGAAAGCAAAACAAACTAAACAAACGGATCAGTTAACTGTAAAAGATGTGATTATTATTGGCCTGGCTCAGGCCATCGCACTGATCCCCGGCACTTCCCGTTCAGGCATCACCATGACAGCTGGCCTGATGCTTG
Protein-coding sequences here:
- a CDS encoding undecaprenyl-diphosphate phosphatase gives rise to the protein MTTLEIIVLALLQGFTEFLPISSSAHLILPSQLLGWTDQGLAFDVAVHLGTLAAVLHYFRRDVGLISCSWFGSFKGQHDQHSRMGWLIILATIPAALFGLLIKDFIEIYARSALVIASTTIIFGLLLWYADVKAKQTKQTDQLTVKDVIIIGLAQAIALIPGTSRSGITMTAGLMLGLTRQAAARFSFLISIPIILLAGGYQSLKLLQSEQAVDWTALGLGTVLSFISAYVCIHFFLKVIEKMGMLPFVIYRLALGMFLLAFVFYFSH